The following proteins are co-located in the Opitutaceae bacterium genome:
- a CDS encoding ABC transporter ATP-binding protein codes for MSRPDVPGNPPVFHARGLTKVYGEGDAIVRALDGVDLDCAPGEFIVVLGASGSGKSTLLNLLGGLDTPTSGTLLYQGWNLGESDEKGLTRYRREAAGFVFQFYNLIPSLTARENVALITEIAADPMTPESALELVGLGARMNHFPAQLSGGEQQRVAIARAIAKRPAVLLCDEPTGALDVRTGITVLEAIERINRELGTLTFVITHNAVMADMADRVLSLSDGRITSEKRNSARMPAKSLVW; via the coding sequence ATGTCGCGCCCAGACGTCCCCGGCAACCCTCCCGTCTTCCACGCGCGCGGGCTCACCAAGGTGTACGGCGAGGGCGACGCCATAGTCCGCGCCCTCGATGGCGTCGATCTGGATTGCGCACCCGGCGAGTTCATCGTCGTCCTCGGCGCCTCAGGCAGCGGAAAATCCACCCTGCTCAACCTGCTTGGAGGACTCGACACCCCGACCAGCGGCACCCTGCTTTACCAGGGATGGAACCTCGGCGAATCCGACGAAAAAGGCCTCACCCGCTATCGGCGCGAAGCCGCCGGCTTCGTTTTCCAGTTCTACAACCTCATACCCAGCCTGACCGCGCGGGAGAATGTCGCCCTCATCACCGAGATCGCCGCGGACCCCATGACTCCGGAATCCGCGCTCGAGCTCGTCGGCCTGGGCGCGCGCATGAACCATTTTCCCGCGCAACTCTCCGGCGGCGAACAGCAGCGCGTCGCCATCGCCCGCGCCATCGCCAAGCGCCCCGCCGTCCTCCTCTGCGACGAACCCACAGGAGCGCTCGACGTGCGCACTGGCATCACCGTCCTCGAGGCCATCGAGCGCATCAACCGCGAGCTCGGCACACTCACCTTCGTCATCACCCACAACGCCGTGATGGCCGACATGGCTGACCGCGTCCTGAGCCTTTCCGACGGACGCATCACAAGCGAGAAGCGAAACTCCGCCCGGATGCCGGCGAAGTCCCTGGTTTGGTAA
- a CDS encoding DUF1080 domain-containing protein: protein MNSSRFRLIATLAVISLASLHAAETSLFDGKTLNGWQNFGGGRFYVEDGAIVGESKPGLPNSFLATKKVYNNFELEVDFMIDPLLNSGIQIRSNVYPAETKTIRWGGLNAPDGSRITKEMTREKGRFWGYQIEIDPSERGWTGAIYEEAGRGFLHQPSHTTAYRPGQWNHFRIRASGDHIQAWLNGVAIAEVHDNLTASGFIALQLHGIGNSKEKAGQKVRWRNIRLKEL from the coding sequence ATGAACTCCTCCCGCTTCCGCCTCATTGCCACGCTCGCCGTGATCAGCCTGGCATCGCTGCACGCCGCTGAAACCAGCCTGTTCGACGGCAAAACTTTGAACGGCTGGCAGAACTTTGGCGGCGGCAGGTTCTACGTGGAGGACGGCGCCATCGTCGGCGAATCCAAACCGGGGCTCCCCAATTCCTTCCTCGCCACGAAGAAGGTCTACAACAACTTCGAACTCGAGGTCGATTTCATGATCGACCCGCTCCTCAACTCGGGAATCCAGATCCGCAGCAATGTCTATCCCGCCGAGACAAAGACGATTCGCTGGGGCGGCCTTAACGCACCCGATGGCAGCCGCATCACCAAGGAGATGACCAGGGAAAAGGGGCGTTTCTGGGGATACCAGATCGAGATCGATCCAAGCGAGCGCGGGTGGACTGGAGCCATCTATGAAGAGGCCGGCCGCGGGTTTCTCCACCAGCCGAGCCACACCACCGCCTACCGACCCGGCCAGTGGAACCACTTTCGCATCCGCGCATCAGGCGACCACATCCAGGCATGGCTCAACGGCGTCGCCATCGCCGAGGTGCACGACAACCTCACCGCCTCCGGCTTCATAGCCCTCCAGCTCCACGGCATCGGCAACTCGAAGGAGAAGGCCGGCCAGAAAGTTCGCTGGCGCAACATCCGCCTGAAGGAACTTTGA
- a CDS encoding dipeptide ABC transporter ATP-binding protein, whose translation MNPPLIEVQDLCMHFPVKEGLFQRSKRFCRAVDGVSFSVGSGETIGLVGESGCGKSTLGKCIVRLLRPTSGRILFDGVDLSGLSPRRMKPHRRHLQMIFQDPVESLNSRHTVGEILAEPFAIHGIGDPAGRRQKVRALLDKVGLPASAADRYPFEFSGGQRQRIGIARAIALEPRAIVCDEPVSALDVSIQSQVLNLMLNLQREMGLSYLFIAHNLAVVKHVSDRIAIMYLGRIVEFADAEDIYRDPRHPYTRALISAIPEPDPRRRSKRIVLTGDVPSPIHPPSGCAFHTRCPFATERCRQETPHLRPAPDAPAHTVACHYDRPWNATA comes from the coding sequence ATGAACCCGCCGCTGATTGAGGTTCAGGACCTGTGCATGCACTTCCCCGTGAAGGAAGGCCTCTTTCAACGCAGCAAACGCTTCTGCCGCGCGGTGGACGGCGTTTCGTTCTCGGTCGGCTCCGGTGAAACCATCGGCCTCGTGGGGGAATCAGGCTGCGGAAAATCGACGCTCGGCAAATGCATCGTTCGGCTGCTCCGCCCGACCTCGGGACGCATCCTCTTTGACGGAGTGGACCTCTCCGGACTCTCCCCGCGGCGCATGAAGCCGCACCGGCGTCATCTCCAGATGATCTTCCAGGATCCCGTCGAATCGCTGAACTCACGGCACACCGTTGGAGAAATCCTCGCCGAACCGTTCGCGATCCATGGAATCGGTGATCCCGCCGGGCGCCGGCAGAAGGTCCGCGCACTCCTCGACAAGGTGGGCCTTCCGGCGAGTGCCGCCGATCGCTATCCGTTCGAGTTCTCAGGCGGACAGCGACAACGCATCGGCATCGCCCGCGCGATCGCCCTCGAGCCGCGGGCGATCGTCTGCGATGAACCCGTCTCGGCCCTCGATGTCTCCATCCAGAGCCAGGTGCTGAACCTCATGCTCAACCTCCAGCGCGAGATGGGCCTCAGCTACCTGTTCATCGCGCACAATCTTGCGGTCGTGAAACACGTGTCCGATCGCATCGCGATCATGTACCTCGGACGCATCGTCGAGTTTGCCGACGCCGAGGACATCTATCGCGACCCACGACACCCCTACACGCGCGCTCTGATCTCCGCGATCCCCGAGCCCGATCCCAGGAGACGCAGCAAACGCATCGTGCTGACGGGCGACGTCCCCTCGCCCATTCACCCCCCCTCCGGCTGCGCCTTCCACACCCGCTGCCCGTTCGCGACGGAACGCTGCAGACAGGAAACCCCGCACCTCCGCCCCGCCCCCGACGCCCCCGCCCACACCGTGGCCTGCCACTACGACCGCCCGTGGAACGCCACGGCATGA
- a CDS encoding ABC transporter ATP-binding protein has translation MPAHEPTDVVLDIRRLVTTFDTDAGVLTAVDGVSFSVRRGRTLGIVGESGCGKSVTALSIMRLLPQPMGKIKSGEVLFDGRNLVELPGAEMRRIRGGRIGMIFQEPMTALNPVHTIGRQLSEIFLLHVTSDRRRALEMSVEMLRRVGIPSPEIRVGEYPHQLSGGMRQRVVIAMALACKPSVVIADEPTTALDVTIQAQILELMHALQEEMGMAIILITHDLGVIADMCDDVVVMYGGRIAESGPVDDIFAAPAHPYTRGLLSSIPRLTTPRKSRLNVIDGMVPGLADLPEGCRFQNRCPYRIDACARQPPDENVTPDHVVACHRWRDLPRFNSAP, from the coding sequence ATGCCAGCACACGAGCCGACCGACGTCGTCCTCGACATCCGCCGTCTCGTCACGACGTTCGACACCGACGCCGGCGTGCTGACCGCCGTCGACGGCGTAAGCTTTTCCGTCCGCCGCGGACGCACGCTGGGCATCGTTGGCGAATCAGGCTGCGGCAAGAGTGTCACCGCGCTGTCCATCATGCGGCTCCTTCCGCAGCCGATGGGAAAAATCAAGAGTGGAGAGGTGTTGTTTGATGGCCGGAACCTCGTGGAGCTGCCAGGAGCCGAGATGCGCAGGATCCGCGGCGGTCGCATCGGCATGATTTTCCAGGAACCCATGACCGCGCTCAATCCGGTCCACACGATCGGCCGGCAGTTGAGCGAGATTTTCCTGCTGCATGTCACCTCCGACCGGCGCCGCGCGCTGGAGATGTCGGTCGAGATGCTCCGCAGGGTCGGGATTCCCTCACCGGAAATCCGAGTCGGCGAGTATCCCCATCAACTCTCCGGCGGCATGCGCCAGCGCGTGGTGATCGCCATGGCGCTCGCCTGCAAGCCCTCCGTCGTTATCGCCGACGAGCCGACCACCGCCCTCGATGTCACGATCCAGGCGCAGATCCTCGAGCTCATGCACGCGCTGCAGGAGGAAATGGGCATGGCCATCATTCTCATCACGCACGACCTCGGGGTCATCGCCGACATGTGCGACGACGTCGTGGTGATGTATGGCGGACGGATCGCGGAGTCGGGACCGGTCGACGACATCTTTGCCGCACCCGCCCACCCCTACACGCGGGGGCTGCTGAGCTCGATACCGCGCCTGACCACGCCGAGGAAATCCCGCCTGAATGTGATCGACGGCATGGTCCCCGGTCTCGCGGATCTGCCGGAGGGCTGCCGCTTCCAGAACCGCTGCCCCTACCGCATCGACGCCTGTGCCCGCCAGCCTCCCGACGAGAATGTCACACCTGATCACGTCGTCGCCTGCCATCGCTGGCGCGACCTGCCCCGATTCAACTCCGCCCCATGA
- a CDS encoding ABC transporter substrate-binding protein produces the protein MSSVHRPLNFSRIAVIFAALLALFAFAACGKKGASSSGSSTAADTSAPDMEADLAKTLKDQPEFYIFKTAADVPADLKWEDGSDLPEFADPNAKKGGTFTYYQQDFPRTLRTIGPEATGGIRQYLLDFTTVRILQDHPNLAGKVIPGVAREWAVDSSKATVYYRIDPDARWSDGVPITTDDVIFLFYFMRSPHLNEPWYNNFYTTKYKTLTVYDKMTFALTMFANKPDLASAYSNFSLYPRHAMKDFGPGWLERYQWRFLPTTAPYILKDKDLDKGRSITFTRLDNWWAKDKRFYRGRFNPDRYRLEIIRDPDKSAEAFARGDLDMFPLSQPKFWYETISNQHPAVTAGYIAKATFYNNIPRPDWGLWINRAKPELDQREVRLGIQYATNFDLVCKQFFRGDAVRMNTRSDGYPFRVHPTLTARPFDPKLAREHFAKAGFTTQGQDGVLQNAAGRRLSFTLSSFRPDLRDMLPILKQEALKAGLELNLEVLDQSTGWKKFQEKNHEIALIALSRSVEAYPRYWEMYHGSNAYEDAYFDANGKPVERYSEGKPNPSPKKIRVQTNNMTSTFIPELDRLIEAYDAASTMEDIKAYAAQIEQIIYDDAAWVNGWAIPFYRVGYQRYIKWPKGFNVAQSRTPEEFFVHWIDQDEKKAVTDARNSGKTFPPMIQVFDQYKQ, from the coding sequence ATGAGCTCTGTTCACCGTCCTCTGAATTTTTCACGCATCGCCGTCATTTTTGCAGCGCTCCTTGCGCTCTTCGCCTTCGCCGCCTGCGGGAAGAAGGGCGCTTCGTCTTCCGGCTCCTCAACCGCGGCCGACACTTCGGCTCCCGACATGGAGGCCGACCTCGCGAAAACGCTGAAGGACCAGCCCGAGTTCTACATCTTCAAGACCGCCGCGGATGTTCCCGCAGACTTGAAATGGGAGGATGGATCCGATCTGCCCGAATTTGCGGACCCCAACGCAAAAAAGGGCGGCACGTTCACCTACTATCAACAGGATTTCCCGCGCACGCTGCGCACCATCGGACCCGAGGCCACCGGCGGGATCCGCCAGTACCTTCTGGATTTCACCACCGTTCGCATCCTTCAGGATCATCCCAACCTGGCCGGGAAGGTGATTCCGGGTGTTGCGAGGGAATGGGCGGTCGATTCCAGCAAGGCCACCGTCTACTATCGCATCGATCCCGACGCGCGCTGGTCGGATGGCGTGCCCATCACCACGGACGATGTCATCTTCCTTTTCTATTTCATGAGGAGCCCGCACCTCAACGAACCGTGGTACAACAATTTCTACACGACAAAATACAAGACGCTGACGGTGTACGACAAGATGACCTTCGCACTCACGATGTTCGCCAACAAGCCCGACCTCGCCAGCGCATACAGCAATTTCAGCCTGTACCCCCGCCACGCAATGAAGGACTTCGGCCCAGGCTGGCTCGAGCGCTACCAATGGCGGTTCCTTCCCACCACCGCACCCTACATTCTCAAGGACAAGGATCTCGACAAGGGCCGGTCCATCACCTTCACGCGACTCGACAACTGGTGGGCGAAGGACAAGCGCTTCTATCGCGGGCGCTTCAATCCCGACCGCTACCGTCTCGAGATCATCCGCGATCCCGACAAGAGCGCCGAGGCATTCGCCAGGGGCGACCTCGACATGTTCCCGCTCTCGCAGCCCAAGTTCTGGTACGAAACCATTTCCAATCAGCATCCGGCTGTGACCGCGGGCTACATCGCCAAGGCCACGTTCTACAACAACATTCCGCGACCGGACTGGGGACTCTGGATCAACCGCGCAAAGCCCGAACTTGATCAGCGCGAAGTCCGCCTCGGCATCCAGTACGCGACCAACTTCGACCTGGTCTGCAAACAATTCTTCCGGGGCGACGCCGTGCGCATGAACACCCGCTCGGACGGCTACCCCTTCCGCGTCCACCCCACGCTCACCGCCCGGCCCTTCGACCCCAAGCTCGCCCGCGAGCATTTTGCGAAGGCTGGTTTTACCACCCAAGGTCAGGATGGCGTTCTGCAGAACGCAGCCGGGCGACGTCTCTCATTCACGCTTTCATCTTTCCGACCTGATCTGCGCGACATGCTGCCCATCCTGAAGCAGGAGGCTCTCAAGGCGGGCCTGGAGCTGAACCTGGAGGTCCTCGATCAATCAACCGGCTGGAAAAAGTTTCAGGAAAAGAACCATGAGATCGCGCTGATCGCCCTCTCCCGCTCCGTCGAGGCCTACCCTCGTTACTGGGAAATGTATCACGGTTCCAACGCATACGAGGACGCCTACTTCGACGCCAATGGAAAACCCGTCGAGCGTTATTCCGAGGGAAAACCGAACCCTTCGCCGAAGAAGATCCGGGTTCAGACCAACAACATGACATCCACGTTCATTCCCGAGCTGGATCGCCTGATCGAAGCCTACGATGCCGCAAGCACCATGGAGGACATCAAGGCCTACGCCGCGCAGATCGAGCAGATCATCTACGACGACGCCGCGTGGGTGAACGGCTGGGCGATCCCGTTCTACCGGGTCGGCTACCAGCGCTACATCAAATGGCCCAAGGGATTCAACGTCGCCCAGAGCCGGACGCCTGAGGAGTTCTTCGTCCACTGGATCGACCAGGACGAGAAGAAGGCTGTCACTGATGCCCGGAATTCCGGCAAGACGTTCCCGCCGATGATCCAGGTGTTCGATCAGTACAAACAGTAG
- a CDS encoding ABC transporter permease subunit, whose amino-acid sequence MSLSFPRPRLNPMTRKKLRRFRQVRRGYVSFLILCGLVVISLVAELLINNRALVVIYKGQWHFPTYGAVHTGREFGMDYDYEVNYRDLKRKFAGTDNRVLLPLIPYSPTENCYPGEIFRPRPPDFSKGHYFGTDQINRDILARLLYGFRNALIFSVSFMALTYVIGIAIGCLMGYFGGWFDLLVQRLIEIWSNIPFLFVVIIVASVVSSAGIGMKLWVLLLIVVLFSWTSMTYYMRSATYREKARDYVHAAEVLGASPGRIIFRHVLPNTLSTLVTFVPFTVAGAISSLTALDFLGFGLPPPTPSWGELLRQGTSNLNSPWIVVSAFSALVSVLVLVTFVGEAIREAFDPKKFTTYQ is encoded by the coding sequence ATGTCTCTCTCGTTTCCACGCCCGCGCCTGAACCCGATGACCCGGAAAAAACTCCGGCGTTTCCGGCAGGTCCGGCGGGGCTATGTCTCCTTCCTCATCCTCTGCGGTCTGGTCGTCATCTCGCTGGTTGCCGAACTGCTCATCAACAACCGCGCCCTCGTCGTGATCTACAAGGGACAGTGGCACTTCCCGACGTATGGCGCGGTGCACACGGGACGGGAGTTCGGCATGGATTATGACTACGAGGTCAACTATCGTGACCTCAAAAGGAAATTCGCAGGGACCGACAACCGGGTGCTGCTTCCCTTGATCCCCTACAGCCCGACGGAGAATTGTTATCCAGGCGAAATCTTCCGCCCGCGTCCTCCTGACTTTTCGAAGGGCCATTATTTCGGAACCGATCAGATCAATCGCGACATCCTTGCCCGTCTGCTCTACGGCTTCCGCAACGCCCTCATCTTCTCGGTGTCCTTCATGGCGCTCACGTACGTCATCGGCATCGCCATCGGGTGTCTCATGGGCTATTTCGGCGGCTGGTTCGACCTGCTCGTGCAGCGGCTCATCGAGATCTGGTCCAACATCCCCTTTCTCTTCGTCGTCATCATCGTCGCCTCCGTCGTTTCCTCCGCAGGGATCGGCATGAAGCTCTGGGTGCTGCTCCTGATCGTCGTGCTCTTCTCATGGACGAGCATGACGTACTACATGCGTTCGGCCACCTACCGGGAAAAGGCGCGCGACTACGTGCACGCCGCCGAAGTGCTCGGCGCCTCTCCGGGCCGCATCATCTTCCGGCACGTGCTGCCCAACACGCTTTCAACGCTGGTCACCTTCGTCCCCTTCACCGTCGCCGGCGCCATCAGCTCCCTGACCGCCCTCGACTTCCTCGGCTTCGGCCTTCCCCCGCCGACGCCGAGTTGGGGAGAGCTGCTGCGCCAGGGCACGTCCAATCTCAACTCGCCATGGATCGTCGTCTCCGCCTTCAGCGCACTTGTCAGCGTACTTGTGCTGGTGACCTTTGTCGGCGAGGCCATCCGGGAGGCCTTCGATCCGAAAAAATTTACAACCTACCAATGA